One window from the genome of Babylonia areolata isolate BAREFJ2019XMU chromosome 13, ASM4173473v1, whole genome shotgun sequence encodes:
- the LOC143288936 gene encoding beta-1,3-galactosyltransferase 5-like codes for MSRISLRRVTVYTVACIASLVIWYDWKAIKSTMRKVPETREVSLRTLSIQSENDTLSPEEVGEMIIGRLDEEEKEQEVDTNLKPSAFVSAQNLQNDSQKQSPSALNKTELAAGIPIERPSHCNGCFHINFPVLTDRPELCQVQGKSTIEIVFFITSSPAHRARRNAIRKTWASVTKNNTSTLRHVFILGTTADTNVMRAVEKEARQFGDVVIIGFRDTYRNLTLKVMSSFRWLITRCQNARYLMKVDDDVWINTHIVLTQVRKHVDFLQHGVGGACKASAIVIRRTKSKWYVPKSMYPEDRYPSYCRGAAYISSMKVAKDILNISRHVPFFYIEDVYIGLCLQQLGYGVKSFNTIAPPPKHRPDTKLFQRKATIHGVLPPKMFQEWRNRKYPSLRSL; via the exons ATGTCAAGGATTTCATTACGCAGAGTGACAGTGTACACTGTAGCTTGCATTGCAAGCCTCGTAATCTGGTACGACTGGAAAGCCATCAAATCCACAATGCGCAAAGTACCTGAAACTAGAGAAGTAAGCCTTAGAACACTTTCTATTCAGTCAGAAAACGACACTCTGAGTCCAGAAGAAGTGGGAGAAATGATCATTGGCAGACTTGACGAGGAGGAAAAGGAACAAGAAGTGGACACTAACCTGAAACCTTCAGCGTTTGTCTCAGCTCAGAATCTTCAGAACGACTCACAGAAACAGAGTCCGTCTGCTTTGAACAAAACAGAGCTTGCAGCAGGGATTCCAATTGAACGCCCTTCACACTGCAATGGATGCTTTCATATTAATTTCCCCGTGCTGACAGACCGTCCAGAGTTGTGTCAAGTTCAAGGAAAGAGTACGATCGAGATCGTTTTCTTTATCACATCTTCTCCCGCTCACCGCGCACGAAGAAACGCCATTCGAAAGACGTGGGCCTCAGTCACCAAGAACAACACGTCAACACTGCGCCATGTGTTCATCCTGGGAACAACAGCAGACACCAATGTCATGCGTGCGGTTGAGAAAGAGGCACGTCAGTTTGGAGACGTGGTGATCATTGGATTCCGTGATACCTACAGAAACCTGACTTTGAAAGTCATGTCTTCTTTTCGCTGGCTGATCACCAGATGCCAGAATGCCAG GTACTTGATGAAGGTGGATGATGACGTGTGGATCAACACTCACATCGTTCTGACACAAGTGAGAAAACATGTGGACTTCCTACAGCACGGAGTGGGAGGAGCCTGCAAAGCTAGTGCGATTGTTATTCGTCGCACCAAGTCCAAATG GTATGTTCCGAAGAGCATGTACCCGGAAGACAGGTACCCGTCCTACTGTCGGGGTGCTGCCTACATCAGCAGCATGAAAGTGGCTAAAGACATCCTCAACATTTCGCGTCACGTTCCCTTCTTCTATATCGAAGATGTGTACATAGGGCTGTGCCTGCAGCAGCTCGGCTACGGCGTCAAATCTTTCAACACCATCGCGCCTCCACCGAAACATCGCCCGGACACGAAATTGTTTCAAAGAAAAGCAACTATTCATGGTGTTCTACCTCCCAAAATGTTTCAGGAATGGCGAAATAGAAAATACCCATCATTGAGAAGCCTGTGA